The Psilocybe cubensis strain MGC-MH-2018 chromosome 7, whole genome shotgun sequence genome has a window encoding:
- a CDS encoding Actin-related protein 2/3 complex subunit 2, whose translation MILLEPHNVIIQTTILEKILKPGSLDVVFVDYDNVRFHLSTPERKTVLLLSMNIRCWDELVHYGALDVLRREYGSLLSGQVEPDYNVSLVIDLEQVPTDAESRDAFVKSLALLKRNALAAPFERGFDTQKTLEKAEGQGELMQIHYRDEEAMYIQAAPDRVTVIFSTVFREETDRIFGKVFLQEFVDARRQPSIQNAPQVLYSSRDPPLEIRHIPGLRNSEEIGYVTFVLFPQHFTTAIAPSTISHIQLFRDYLHYHIKCSKAYMHSRMRHRVTEFQKVLNRAKTEVATTERKTASGRTMVSR comes from the exons ATGATTCTTCTAGAG CCTCATAATGTTATCATCCAAACAACAATCTTGGAGAAGATTCTGAA GCCAGGCTCTCTCGATGTTGTCTTTGTTGATTATGACAACGTCCGTTTCCATCTATCAACCCCGGAGCGCAAGACTGTCTTGCTACTTTCTATGAACATCCGCTGCTGGGATGAGCTAGTTCATTATGGCGCGCTCGACGTTTTGAGGAGGGAATATGGGTCTTTGTTATCTGGTCAGGTCGAACCGGATTACAATGTCAGCTTGGTGATCGATTTGGAGCAGGTTCCAACAGATGCGG AGTCTCGCGATGCATTTGTGAAGTCTCTCGCATTGCTGAAACGAAATGCCCTTGCTGCGCCATTTGAACGTGGATTTGATACGCAGAAAACCTTGGAAAAGGCAGAGGGACAGGGGGAATTGATGCAAATCCATTATAGAGACGAAGAAGCAATGTATATCCAAGCCGCACCTGACCGTGTAACAGTTATATTCTCTACTGTTTTCAGAGAAGAAACAGACAGAATCTTTGGGAAAGTGTTCCTACAG GAATTCGTTGATGCGCGACGCCAACCATCTATTCAAAATGCACCACAAGTACTCTACTCCAGCCGGGATCCCCCACTTGAGATTCGCCATATCCCTGGTCTGAGAAACAGCGAAGAAATTGGCTACGTTACATTTGTACTTTTCCCTCAGCATTTCACCACAGCGATCGCACCTTCCACGATCTCTCACATTCAATTATTCCGTGATTATTTGCATTACCACATCAAATGTTCCAAGGCGTATATGCACTCAAGAATGAGGCATCGTGTCACCGAATTCCAGAAGGTCCTCAACAGAGCAAAGACGGAGGTAGCCACAACCGAGAGAAAAACCGCGAG CGGACGCACAATGGTATCTCGATGA